In Niallia sp. FSL W8-0635, one genomic interval encodes:
- the map gene encoding type I methionyl aminopeptidase: protein MIHLKTPEQIEKMKKAGEILADCHKEIKKLIKPGITTEEIDAFAENFILQRGAIPEQKGYHGYPFATCASINDVICHGFPSKTTLKDGDIVTIDMVVNLDGWLADSAWSYAVGNVSEEAKNLLKTTEEALYIGIEQAVVGNRVGDISHAIQTFAEEKGYGVVRDFVGHAIGKEMHELPQIPHYGPPNVGTHLKEGMVITIEPMLNTGMYHAKVDLDGWTARTVDGSLSAQYEHTLAITADGPVILTKQ, encoded by the coding sequence TTGATTCATTTAAAAACACCTGAGCAAATTGAAAAAATGAAAAAAGCAGGAGAAATTCTTGCTGATTGTCATAAAGAAATTAAAAAGTTAATTAAACCAGGAATTACTACCGAAGAAATCGATGCTTTTGCCGAAAACTTTATATTACAAAGAGGAGCCATTCCTGAACAGAAAGGCTACCACGGTTATCCATTTGCAACTTGTGCATCCATTAATGATGTCATCTGTCACGGTTTCCCTTCCAAAACAACCTTAAAAGATGGAGATATTGTAACTATAGATATGGTAGTAAACTTAGATGGGTGGCTTGCTGATTCTGCGTGGTCTTACGCAGTAGGAAATGTCTCAGAAGAAGCGAAAAACTTATTAAAAACAACAGAAGAAGCCTTATACATAGGAATAGAACAAGCAGTGGTTGGAAACCGAGTGGGAGATATCTCCCATGCCATTCAAACGTTCGCTGAAGAAAAAGGATATGGTGTAGTTCGAGACTTTGTGGGTCATGCTATTGGTAAAGAAATGCACGAGCTTCCACAGATACCACACTATGGTCCACCAAATGTAGGAACGCACTTAAAAGAAGGAATGGTTATTACCATTGAACCGATGTTGAATACTGGGATGTATCATGCAAAAGTAGACTTAGATGGCTGGACAGCACGAACAGTGGATGGCAGTCTTTCTGCTCAATATGAGCATACTTTAGCCATTACTGCAGATGGACCAGTTATTTTAACAAAACAATAA
- a CDS encoding YqzK family protein, with amino-acid sequence MRKWTKAMFNTLKVFLLFTGCTILFYYAIVWFNQEYQQLHRYDEPSGSAIKVNADNNLETEKYSWRDRIFLFYLNGE; translated from the coding sequence ATGAGAAAATGGACAAAAGCAATGTTTAATACATTAAAAGTGTTTCTGCTGTTCACAGGATGCACAATACTTTTTTATTATGCTATCGTTTGGTTTAATCAAGAATATCAACAGCTTCATCGTTATGATGAGCCATCAGGTTCTGCTATCAAGGTGAATGCTGACAATAATTTGGAAACAGAAAAATATTCATGGAGGGATCGAATATTCCTGTTTTATTTAAATGGGGAGTAA
- the xerD gene encoding site-specific tyrosine recombinase XerD, with protein sequence MEDQLKDFMHYLLVEKGLASNTLVSYERDLKSYIKYMKNVEKCDVKEIQRSHIIRFLGFLKDQGKSSKTIARHIASIRAFHQFLFRDRVLEEDPTIHIETPQAERTLPKVLSMEEVEALLDFQHKNDHYGLRDKAMLELLYATGIRVSELINLNMDDVHLTMGFIRCIGKGNKERIIPIGGAATRALEAYLNGARSAFLQQKKSTENSLFLNHHGNRLTRQGFWKILKRLGKEAHIEKEITPHTLRHSFATHLLENGADLRAVQEMLGHADISTTQIYTHVTKTRLKDVYSQFHPRA encoded by the coding sequence ATGGAAGATCAACTAAAAGATTTTATGCATTATTTACTAGTAGAAAAGGGCTTGGCAAGTAATACGCTTGTATCATACGAGAGAGATCTAAAAAGTTATATAAAGTATATGAAAAATGTGGAGAAATGTGATGTAAAAGAAATACAGCGTTCTCATATCATTCGTTTTTTAGGATTTTTAAAGGATCAAGGAAAATCATCTAAAACAATCGCTCGCCATATTGCATCCATTCGTGCGTTTCATCAATTTCTGTTTCGTGATCGAGTGCTGGAGGAGGATCCGACCATACATATTGAAACACCACAGGCAGAAAGAACATTACCAAAGGTTTTGTCAATGGAGGAAGTAGAAGCACTGCTTGATTTCCAACATAAAAATGATCACTATGGACTAAGGGATAAGGCTATGCTTGAACTTCTCTATGCAACTGGAATTCGTGTGAGTGAATTAATTAATTTAAATATGGATGATGTACATCTCACAATGGGATTTATCCGCTGTATTGGAAAAGGAAATAAAGAAAGAATTATTCCGATTGGTGGAGCGGCTACACGAGCATTAGAGGCATATTTAAATGGGGCGAGATCAGCATTTTTACAGCAAAAAAAATCGACGGAAAACTCCTTGTTCTTAAACCATCACGGAAACCGTTTAACGAGACAAGGCTTTTGGAAAATTTTAAAACGATTAGGTAAAGAAGCGCATATCGAAAAAGAAATAACGCCACACACATTAAGACATTCTTTTGCTACTCATTTATTGGAAAATGGTGCAGATTTAAGAGCCGTTCAGGAAATGCTTGGTCATGCCGATATTTCGACAACTCAGATTTATACACATGTAACAAAAACTAGATTGAAGGATGTATATAGTCAATTTCATCCACGAGCATAG
- a CDS encoding sugar ABC transporter substrate-binding protein has product MRNSIKKGMLASILIVILSILGACSTDVKEEATTQKVKLSQDDSKIYVGFSLDTLAEERWYKDKDAFETTIKELGGEVKTLAANGIDSVQIKQAELLIAEGVDVLVVVPHNADVAAEIVDKAHKANVKVVSYDRLIKNADVDYYISYDNKEVGRLQANEILKKVNKGNFAYVGGAETDNNAVLIREGALEVLQPYMDKGQIKLVYDKYTEGWEPKKAENNMVEALQQQKDNIQGVIAANDGTAGGVINALEKNNLNVPVTGQDAEVAAIKRIVAGTQAMTVYKPIQPLAKNAAEIAMKIGKKEKINTTTTVHNGKIDVPSILLVPVAITKENIEETVIKDEFIKKEELE; this is encoded by the coding sequence ATGCGTAATTCGATTAAAAAAGGTATGTTGGCTAGTATATTAATCGTTATTCTCTCCATCTTAGGTGCTTGTTCAACTGATGTGAAAGAAGAGGCTACTACACAAAAAGTGAAGTTAAGCCAAGATGACAGTAAAATTTATGTTGGATTTTCTTTAGATACTCTTGCTGAAGAGAGATGGTACAAAGATAAAGATGCTTTTGAAACAACGATAAAAGAACTAGGTGGAGAAGTAAAAACATTAGCTGCAAATGGGATAGATAGTGTACAAATTAAGCAAGCAGAGCTTTTAATTGCCGAAGGGGTAGATGTATTAGTTGTTGTTCCTCATAATGCGGATGTTGCTGCTGAAATTGTGGACAAGGCCCATAAAGCTAATGTAAAAGTCGTTTCCTATGATAGATTGATAAAAAATGCTGATGTAGATTACTATATTTCTTACGACAATAAAGAGGTAGGTAGATTACAAGCAAATGAAATTTTAAAAAAGGTGAATAAAGGGAATTTCGCCTATGTAGGTGGAGCAGAAACAGATAATAATGCTGTATTAATTAGAGAAGGCGCTTTGGAGGTGCTTCAACCGTATATGGATAAAGGACAAATTAAGCTTGTTTATGATAAATATACAGAGGGTTGGGAGCCTAAAAAAGCAGAAAATAATATGGTAGAGGCATTACAGCAACAAAAAGACAATATTCAGGGCGTAATTGCTGCAAATGATGGGACAGCTGGAGGCGTAATAAACGCTTTAGAAAAGAACAACTTAAATGTACCTGTTACTGGACAAGATGCAGAAGTAGCAGCAATTAAACGTATAGTTGCAGGAACGCAAGCAATGACGGTTTATAAGCCCATTCAACCATTAGCTAAAAATGCTGCAGAAATAGCAATGAAGATTGGAAAAAAAGAAAAAATAAACACAACTACTACTGTCCATAACGGCAAAATAGATGTTCCTTCTATTCTTTTAGTTCCTGTTGCAATTACTAAAGAAAATATAGAAGAAACAGTTATCAAAGATGAATTTATCAAAAAAGAAGAATTAGAATAA
- a CDS encoding pyrimidine-nucleoside phosphorylase — protein MALRMVDLIEKKRDGLELTKEEIAFIIKGYTEGSIPDYQMSAFAMAVFFQDMTESERAELTMAMVHSGDIIDLTAIEGIKVDKHSTGGVGDTTTLVLGPLVAAVGVPVAKMSGRGLGHTGGTIDKLEAVKGFHVEIEKEAFIDLVNKNKLAVIGQSGNLTPADKKLYALRDVTATVNSIPLIASSIMSKKIAAGADAICLDVKTGAGAFMKTLDASRELAEAMVRIGNNVGRKTMAVISDMSQPLGYAIGNALEVKEAIDTLNGNGPEDLTELCLTLGSHMVYLAGKAESTDKAREMLQEVIDNGKALETFKLFLSSQGGDATVVDNTDLLPKANYIIELPAKESGYVAEITADSIGTAAMLLGAGRATKESEIDLAVGLVLRKKIGDKVEAGESLVTIYSNTEDIHDVTKKLYENMKLSPNEIKAPTLIYEVITD, from the coding sequence ATGGCATTAAGAATGGTCGACTTAATCGAGAAGAAAAGAGACGGTTTAGAATTAACAAAAGAAGAAATAGCATTTATCATCAAAGGATATACAGAAGGTAGTATACCTGATTATCAAATGAGTGCTTTTGCTATGGCAGTATTTTTTCAAGATATGACAGAATCGGAACGTGCAGAGCTGACGATGGCGATGGTTCATTCAGGAGATATCATTGATTTAACCGCTATCGAAGGAATTAAAGTAGATAAGCACTCAACTGGAGGAGTTGGTGATACAACAACTTTAGTATTAGGACCATTAGTAGCTGCTGTAGGTGTTCCAGTAGCGAAAATGAGTGGAAGAGGATTAGGACATACGGGTGGAACAATCGATAAATTAGAAGCAGTAAAAGGATTTCACGTTGAAATAGAAAAAGAAGCGTTTATTGACTTAGTAAATAAAAATAAATTAGCGGTAATCGGACAAAGTGGTAACCTCACTCCTGCGGATAAAAAGTTATATGCTTTAAGAGATGTAACCGCAACCGTTAATAGTATCCCTTTAATTGCTAGCAGTATTATGAGTAAGAAAATTGCAGCAGGTGCAGATGCCATTTGCTTAGATGTGAAAACGGGTGCTGGAGCATTTATGAAAACATTAGATGCTTCAAGAGAGCTTGCAGAAGCAATGGTTAGAATAGGAAATAATGTTGGTAGAAAAACAATGGCTGTGATTTCTGATATGAGTCAGCCTTTAGGCTATGCAATTGGTAATGCATTAGAAGTAAAAGAGGCAATTGATACATTAAATGGTAATGGTCCAGAAGATTTGACAGAATTATGTTTAACATTAGGTAGCCATATGGTGTACTTAGCTGGTAAAGCGGAGTCTACAGATAAGGCGAGAGAAATGCTACAAGAGGTAATAGATAATGGCAAAGCACTTGAAACATTTAAACTTTTCTTAAGTTCCCAAGGTGGCGATGCAACGGTTGTAGACAATACAGATTTATTACCAAAGGCCAATTATATAATCGAACTCCCAGCAAAAGAATCTGGCTATGTCGCAGAAATAACTGCTGATAGCATTGGAACAGCTGCTATGCTATTAGGTGCTGGCAGAGCAACAAAAGAGTCTGAAATTGATCTTGCAGTAGGTTTAGTTTTACGCAAGAAAATCGGTGATAAAGTGGAGGCAGGCGAATCACTTGTTACGATCTATAGTAATACTGAAGATATCCATGATGTAACCAAAAAATTGTATGAAAACATGAAGCTTTCGCCAAATGAAATAAAAGCTCCTACTTTGATTTATGAAGTAATTACTGATTAA
- a CDS encoding GNAT family N-acetyltransferase encodes MKPILIDLPERIETERLVLRPCMPGDGKDVYESIQRSRDAFKPWLVFANKEQTLEEVEADVRESYAKYILREDLRLHIYLKDTNEFIGSTGLHSIDWKVRVFEIGYWCDSAHTGNGYITESTKALIKLAQKTLQANRIEIRVDSTNIKSRSIPEKLGFSLDGLLKNETLSADTEELRDICLYSLT; translated from the coding sequence TTGAAACCGATATTAATAGATTTACCAGAAAGAATTGAAACAGAGAGATTAGTATTGCGCCCATGTATGCCTGGAGATGGGAAGGATGTATACGAAAGCATTCAGCGCTCTAGAGATGCCTTTAAGCCTTGGCTGGTATTTGCAAATAAAGAGCAAACACTAGAAGAGGTGGAAGCAGATGTACGAGAATCGTATGCTAAATATATTTTAAGAGAAGATTTACGATTACATATTTATTTAAAAGATACGAATGAATTTATAGGTTCAACTGGTCTACACTCTATCGATTGGAAAGTCCGCGTGTTTGAAATTGGGTATTGGTGCGATTCTGCCCACACAGGAAATGGCTATATTACGGAAAGCACCAAAGCTTTAATAAAACTTGCGCAAAAAACACTTCAGGCTAATCGTATAGAGATTCGTGTTGATTCCACAAACATAAAAAGTCGATCTATACCAGAAAAACTCGGCTTTTCGCTAGATGGTCTATTGAAAAATGAAACACTTAGTGCTGATACAGAGGAATTAAGAGATATCTGCCTTTATTCTTTGACATAA
- a CDS encoding methyl-accepting chemotaxis protein, producing MFTKFRLENMKIGSKYGVVFAITLVLFLVSLLITYTSLNKMDSNIVSVGEKNKISVDSMELVAIFQEKYTQIPLYFLNANDEILNTYLELSKNFTSTALEIETTIKNEEGRKLYLQIIENNQKIDEIFFNSVVPNVRDFNTSAYKELENQVRELGEQVNQSGAKLNEIAAQENDLSISESKSLVGRTISIVTILTIFIVLISIFLLIVINRGVSKSLRKVIHVSDSVAQGKLTEKPLDDNSKDEIGMLSKSINKMGSNLKETIQGIANMSSVLDSRSTEVAQSTKEVSSSIDSISTTVEELVEGVNVQADAATTIAGNMQEFNQQIIIADDHANDLVNTSAIVSASSEKGSELMTNSLEQMHIINEMVLSSVEKMKVLETDTSNITELVTFIKSIAEQTNLLSLNASIEAARAGEAGKGFAVVAEEVRKLAAQTSDSIKDITDLVTSIRENSVSSLEQLQKGYEEVNKGAEQIKLTDASFKEIIEGISNLTNKSKSISSIISNFKNTSTDISSAVEQIAAVSEESVASFEEVSASMNQQNDMMTSISKSFTELTQMVEDMNNIIQKFELDKGGEKNA from the coding sequence TTGTTTACTAAATTTCGGTTAGAAAATATGAAAATCGGAAGTAAATACGGTGTTGTTTTTGCTATAACACTTGTTTTGTTTCTTGTTTCCTTACTAATTACTTATACATCATTGAATAAGATGGATTCTAATATAGTATCAGTAGGAGAAAAAAATAAAATTAGTGTTGATTCGATGGAATTGGTGGCAATTTTTCAAGAAAAATATACCCAAATTCCACTTTATTTTTTGAATGCAAATGATGAAATACTTAACACATACTTAGAGTTAAGTAAAAATTTCACATCTACAGCATTAGAGATAGAAACAACAATTAAAAATGAAGAAGGAAGAAAGCTATATCTACAAATCATTGAAAACAACCAAAAGATTGATGAAATCTTTTTTAACTCAGTTGTACCAAATGTAAGAGATTTTAATACTTCTGCTTATAAAGAATTAGAAAATCAAGTTCGGGAATTAGGAGAACAAGTAAATCAAAGTGGAGCAAAGTTAAATGAAATCGCTGCACAAGAAAATGATTTATCGATCTCAGAATCCAAATCGTTGGTAGGAAGAACAATATCTATCGTAACGATTCTAACTATATTTATTGTTTTAATTAGTATATTTTTATTAATTGTAATCAACAGAGGAGTGTCTAAAAGCTTAAGAAAAGTTATTCATGTGAGCGACTCTGTAGCACAAGGTAAATTAACGGAAAAACCTTTGGATGACAATTCTAAAGATGAAATAGGTATGTTATCTAAGTCTATTAATAAAATGGGAAGTAACCTAAAAGAAACGATACAAGGTATTGCTAATATGTCTTCTGTTTTAGACTCTAGAAGCACAGAGGTTGCTCAATCGACAAAAGAAGTGAGTTCAAGCATAGATTCTATTTCTACTACTGTTGAAGAATTAGTGGAAGGTGTTAACGTACAAGCTGATGCTGCAACTACAATTGCTGGGAATATGCAAGAATTCAATCAACAAATTATTATTGCGGATGATCATGCAAATGATTTAGTAAATACTTCTGCTATAGTATCAGCATCTAGCGAAAAAGGTAGCGAATTAATGACGAATTCGTTAGAACAAATGCATATTATCAATGAAATGGTATTGAGTAGTGTGGAAAAAATGAAGGTTTTAGAAACGGATACTTCTAATATTACAGAATTAGTTACTTTTATTAAATCTATAGCCGAACAAACCAATTTACTATCATTAAATGCTTCGATTGAAGCGGCTCGTGCTGGTGAAGCTGGTAAGGGATTTGCTGTTGTTGCAGAGGAAGTTCGTAAATTAGCAGCGCAAACATCTGATTCCATAAAGGATATTACTGATTTGGTTACATCTATTAGAGAAAACAGTGTTTCTTCATTAGAGCAATTACAAAAAGGATATGAAGAGGTAAACAAAGGTGCAGAACAAATTAAATTGACGGATGCATCCTTTAAAGAAATAATTGAAGGAATTTCTAATCTAACGAATAAATCGAAAAGTATTTCTTCTATTATTAGCAATTTTAAAAACACTAGTACAGATATCAGTTCAGCTGTAGAACAAATAGCGGCAGTATCTGAAGAATCAGTTGCTTCCTTTGAAGAAGTATCCGCTTCAATGAATCAACAAAACGACATGATGACTAGTATTTCTAAAAGCTTCACGGAACTTACTCAGATGGTAGAGGATATGAACAATATTATACAAAAATTTGAATTAGATAAGGGGGGAGAGAAAAATGCGTAA
- the spoIIM gene encoding stage II sporulation protein M, giving the protein MKKKKYQNILVTHIRDHSSIYLFIIVLFLMGVIFGAIVVNSLSLSQKEDLYYYLTQFFGQVSNGQVAESKDLFFQSFSHNSKYIGFIWLLGISIIGLPIILILLFIKGMVVGFTVGFLVNQMGWHGFLLSFVSVLPQNLIVIPIFIISATLSVAFSFKMIRQQFMKKKGEPMLPLFARYTILLMLAFVILGIAAAVEAYISPILMKAVINMVQSIIILVPFI; this is encoded by the coding sequence ATGAAAAAGAAAAAATATCAAAATATCCTAGTGACTCATATACGTGATCATTCCTCAATTTATTTATTTATCATTGTATTATTTTTAATGGGGGTTATTTTTGGAGCGATTGTAGTAAATAGTTTGTCTCTCTCCCAAAAGGAAGATCTATACTACTATTTAACACAATTTTTCGGACAGGTATCGAATGGACAAGTAGCGGAAAGCAAAGATTTATTTTTTCAAAGCTTCTCGCATAATAGTAAATATATCGGCTTTATTTGGCTGTTAGGTATTTCAATCATAGGATTGCCTATTATTTTAATTCTCTTATTTATTAAGGGGATGGTTGTTGGCTTTACCGTTGGTTTCTTAGTTAACCAAATGGGCTGGCATGGCTTTTTACTATCATTTGTGTCGGTTTTGCCACAAAATCTAATTGTTATTCCAATTTTTATAATTTCTGCTACACTATCAGTAGCATTCTCTTTTAAAATGATTCGACAGCAATTTATGAAGAAAAAGGGCGAACCAATGCTTCCGCTGTTTGCTAGATATACGATTTTGCTAATGCTTGCATTTGTGATACTTGGGATTGCGGCGGCAGTTGAGGCATATATTTCACCAATATTAATGAAGGCAGTTATAAATATGGTACAATCTATTATTATCTTGGTTCCATTTATATAA
- a CDS encoding purine-nucleoside phosphorylase — MNYRMIKQSADFLKQKYANTPKIGLILGSGLGVLAEEIENPVKIPYEDIPEFPVSTVEGHAGQLVFGTINGMEVVAMQGRFHFYEGYSFDKVTFPVRVMKELGVEKLIVTNAAGGVNENFAPGDLMLISDHINNMGTNPLIGPNDSKLGVRFSDMSVAYCKNLRETARNVASRIGLNVQEGVYVGNTGPSYETPAEVKMLRILGGDAVGMSTVPEVIVARHAGLKVLGISCISNMAAGILDQPLNHEEVMETTEKVKANFLQYVKELIKEIGA, encoded by the coding sequence ATGAATTATAGAATGATTAAACAATCAGCGGATTTCTTAAAACAAAAATATGCAAACACTCCTAAAATTGGATTGATTCTTGGCTCTGGATTAGGTGTTCTGGCAGAGGAAATTGAAAATCCAGTCAAAATACCATATGAAGATATACCTGAATTTCCTGTATCTACAGTAGAAGGACATGCAGGTCAGCTTGTATTTGGAACAATTAATGGGATGGAAGTAGTGGCAATGCAGGGGCGTTTTCATTTCTATGAAGGCTATTCCTTTGATAAAGTAACTTTTCCAGTTCGAGTAATGAAAGAACTAGGTGTGGAAAAATTAATTGTAACGAACGCAGCTGGTGGAGTAAATGAAAACTTTGCACCAGGAGACTTAATGCTAATCTCTGATCATATTAATAATATGGGAACAAACCCATTAATCGGACCCAATGACAGCAAATTAGGAGTTCGTTTCTCTGATATGTCAGTGGCATACTGCAAAAACCTTCGTGAAACAGCACGCAATGTAGCAAGTAGAATTGGATTAAATGTGCAAGAGGGTGTCTATGTTGGAAACACTGGTCCATCCTATGAGACACCAGCAGAAGTGAAAATGCTACGCATATTAGGTGGAGATGCAGTCGGCATGTCAACCGTACCAGAAGTAATTGTAGCTCGTCATGCAGGTCTTAAAGTCTTAGGTATTTCTTGTATTTCGAATATGGCAGCAGGTATTCTTGATCAACCACTTAATCACGAAGAAGTAATGGAAACAACAGAAAAAGTAAAAGCAAACTTTCTTCAATATGTAAAAGAATTGATTAAAGAAATCGGTGCATAA
- the fur gene encoding ferric iron uptake transcriptional regulator — protein sequence MESRIDRIKKLLHSSSYKLTPQREATVRVLLENEEDHLSAEDVYLLVKEKSPEIGLATVYRTLELLTELKIVDKINFGDGVSRYDLRQEGAAHFHHHLVCIECGAVDEIQEDLLGDVEKLVERDWNFKIKDHRLTFHGICHRCTEKSEDVSSSAD from the coding sequence ATGGAAAGTAGAATAGATAGAATAAAAAAGCTGTTGCATTCTTCGAGCTATAAATTAACTCCCCAAAGGGAAGCAACAGTTAGAGTATTATTAGAAAATGAAGAAGACCATCTTAGTGCAGAAGATGTATACTTACTCGTTAAAGAGAAATCTCCTGAAATTGGATTGGCAACCGTATATCGTACACTAGAACTACTAACGGAATTGAAAATTGTTGATAAAATAAATTTTGGTGACGGCGTTTCTAGATATGACTTGAGACAAGAAGGTGCAGCTCACTTTCATCACCATTTAGTATGTATTGAATGTGGAGCAGTAGATGAAATTCAAGAAGATTTACTAGGCGATGTAGAGAAATTAGTAGAGCGTGACTGGAATTTTAAAATTAAAGATCACCGTCTAACATTTCATGGTATTTGCCATCGTTGCACGGAAAAAAGTGAGGATGTTTCATCATCCGCAGACTAA
- the deoB gene encoding phosphopentomutase: MSTYKYKRVFLVVMDSVGIGEAPDADKFNDVGAHTLGHIAEKMNGLNMPNMANLGLSNIEKIAGVEPAEKPLAYYTKMQEASNGKDTMTGHWEIMGLNIETPFRVFPDGFPDELLNEIEAKSGRKIIGNKPASGTEILDELGEEHMKTGALIVYTSADSVLQIAAHEEIVPLDELYRICELARELTLDEKYMVGRVIARPFVGEPGNFKRTANRHDYALKPFDRTVMNELKDNNIESIAIGKISDIYDGEGVTKSLRTVSNMDGMDKLVDTLKMDFTGLSFLNLVDFDALFGHRRDPIGYGKALEEYDARLPEVFELLKNDDLLIITADHGNDPIHHGTDHTREYVPLLVYSKGLKEPKELPLRHTFADIGATVADNFGVKLPKHGTSFLNDLI, translated from the coding sequence ATGTCTACATATAAATATAAACGCGTTTTCCTCGTTGTAATGGATTCAGTTGGAATTGGCGAAGCGCCTGATGCAGATAAATTTAATGATGTAGGTGCACATACATTAGGTCATATTGCTGAAAAAATGAACGGACTAAATATGCCGAATATGGCGAACCTTGGTCTAAGTAATATTGAAAAAATTGCTGGTGTAGAGCCCGCTGAAAAACCTCTTGCATATTATACAAAAATGCAGGAAGCATCGAATGGAAAAGATACAATGACTGGTCACTGGGAAATAATGGGCCTTAATATTGAAACGCCATTCCGTGTATTCCCAGACGGATTTCCAGACGAGTTACTAAATGAAATTGAAGCAAAATCAGGACGTAAAATTATCGGGAATAAACCAGCAAGTGGAACAGAAATATTGGATGAATTAGGCGAAGAGCATATGAAAACTGGTGCTTTAATCGTTTATACATCAGCAGATTCGGTGCTTCAAATTGCTGCTCATGAAGAAATTGTACCATTAGATGAGTTATATCGTATTTGTGAATTAGCAAGAGAATTAACACTTGATGAGAAATATATGGTTGGACGCGTTATTGCTAGACCATTTGTTGGAGAGCCAGGAAACTTTAAACGAACTGCAAATCGTCATGATTATGCATTAAAACCATTTGATCGTACAGTGATGAATGAATTAAAAGATAATAATATCGAGAGTATTGCAATTGGGAAAATCTCTGATATCTATGATGGAGAAGGAGTTACAAAGTCGCTCAGAACCGTTTCAAACATGGATGGTATGGACAAACTGGTAGATACGTTAAAGATGGATTTTACTGGTTTAAGCTTCTTGAACTTAGTAGATTTTGATGCTTTATTTGGACATAGAAGAGATCCTATTGGTTATGGAAAAGCTTTAGAAGAATATGATGCTAGACTTCCAGAAGTATTTGAATTACTGAAGAATGATGATTTATTAATTATTACAGCAGACCATGGTAATGATCCTATTCATCATGGAACAGATCATACAAGAGAATACGTGCCATTATTAGTGTATAGTAAAGGATTAAAGGAACCGAAGGAATTGCCACTTCGTCATACATTTGCTGATATTGGTGCAACTGTTGCAGACAATTTTGGTGTTAAATTGCCTAAGCATGGAACTAGCTTCTTAAATGACTTAATATAA